One genomic segment of Belonocnema kinseyi isolate 2016_QV_RU_SX_M_011 chromosome 2, B_treatae_v1, whole genome shotgun sequence includes these proteins:
- the LOC117168288 gene encoding uncharacterized protein LOC117168288, with protein MKVALFFSALLVASRADAENVSETIKNALADVSNGTVNKIFKKLLEELKGVIKHGSKFFGIPSMDPYETGPVNTTIKSEDIRANLSVLNIGIFGLSNYEVTKAEIKGISIISIGFDWPELKGNISSYDISHGRVMDFVNIFGNGDAVYKFKNLTFISDIFLQFKNKEASVKYMKSEVFLGGLEFYTDGLYDDKMISEKMSYVISEIGPTAIEMNQKELTDAINNRLINILNKFLRKFTVDELFDSVTGILPGIKRTIREEYDTVRDTIVSIIS; from the exons atgaaagtaGCATTATTTTTCTCGGCACTTTTAGTAGCTAGTCGTGCTGATGCAGAAAACGTTTCAGAAACTATAAAAAATG CTTTAGCTGACGTTTCAAATGGTAcagtgaacaaaattttcaaaaaattattggaagaGTTGAAAGGAGTTATAAAACATGGAagcaaattttttggaattccctCCATGGATCCTTATGAAACAGGACCAGTGAATACAACAATAAAATCAGAAGATATAag agcAAATCTTTCAGTTCTCAATATAGGTATTTTTGGTCTCTCGAATTATGAAGTTACTAAAGCAGAAATTAAAGGAATATCAATAATAAGCATAGGTTTTGATTGGCCTGAATTGAAAGGAAATATATCATCCTATGATATAAGTCATGGCCGAGTGATggattttgttaacattttcggAAATGGAGACGCAGT GTACAAGTTtaagaatttaacatttatttcggatatttttcttcaattcaaaaataaagaagcgtctgtaaaatatatgaaatcggAAGTTTTTCTTGGAGGTCTTGAG ttttataccGATGGATTATATGATGACAAAATGATATCTGAAAAGATGAGTTATGTTATTTCTGAAATTGGACCTACTGCCATCGAAATGAACCAAAAAGAATTGACAGACGCAATTAATAATCgattaataaatattcttaataaatttctCCGAAAATTTACTGTTGATGAACTATTCGATTCTGTAACTGGGATACTTCCTGGGATTAAACGAACTATTCGAGAGGAATATGACACGGTCCGAGATACAATTGTTTCCATTATCTCCTAA